The Clupea harengus chromosome 5, Ch_v2.0.2, whole genome shotgun sequence genomic sequence TAGATGAATGTCCACACTCTGTATTTTTTGTACGTTTTGACCTGAAGGTTGGAAACACTGcgcatcattttttttgtgaattttCTAAAACATTCACCCTTAACCCGTTGAGCACCTGGTCATAACTTGGGATTTTCTATTAACTTTTCAAATTTAATATACAAATGTCCTATTATTTATTACAGggaaatgtgtgaaatgtgaggATGGCTTCTTCAACAATGGAGTTGATGAAAAGACAACGTGTCAAAAACAGAAAGAGTAGGTTTTCTTTCTATctgttattctattctattttattttggaAGACAAAACAGTCatctgatacggcttttccccatcACTTTCCCGTCAGTTGTGGGCCGTATGGCGTTAAGGTCCCAGGCAGTGCTACCTCTGATGTCACTTGTTACACTGCCACAGAAGGAGGGCCGGGGCAGACCCCTCTGGTCACTGCCTCATCCTCAAGTCCCACACTGAAGAAGTCTACCTCGGCCATCACCTTGGCAACAGCTGCTTCGATGAATCAACAGCTCATTCACAGAGTCAACTCTTCTACTCTTCCTTCTTGGGTCACCACCCAGTCAAAAGCTACCCCAGCACCAGCTTCACACTATTATAATGGTAACTTGAACTGCTTCTCTGTTGCCAGTGCATTTGCAATTCCCACTTATGTGACGTGAAatttaaaacaaatctttaTTTGCAGGGATGGTTGCACTCCTCATCACTTCGTTTTTCCTCACGATCCTCTGTTTTACATTGATTTTCAAGTTGGCTGCTGGTCTGTGTCTCAACCGATTTAAGAAACAGATCGTCCGAGCAGGTATGAGTATAGTGCATGCTCGATGTGCTGTTCAGTTGCCTGGTTCTTCTGTTCCATCTTTTTTTCcatgttttgcttgtgttaCCCTTCACTTCACTGCTGCCCACGAGGCTGCAAGCATCCTTTAATGGAAACTCAACTGTCAAAATATTACCATACATTTGAAAATGGGGAGAGATTCAGCAATGCAGTGAAAAGTGCAAGAATGCGATAAACACATCAAGCAATGTTCCATTGGTCCTGCGGTCTCTAAAGGTCATTGAGTGTCTGGGGccttcctctttctatctcgATGTCTCAcgtcactctcctctccctggtCATTTCAGACACCGTGTGCAGGAAGCCGGTGGAGGAGAGCGGGGATAAGAGCAGCTCCTCCCTGGTCAGCTCCACCGACTCATCACAGACCTTTGAGGATGTGTAGGCATCATGGAAGCACATTGGCCCCTTATGATGCATGTTCCATGTCTGAATAAGGAGAGTGATTTGGTTCATGATTGTCTGCTGCATACTNNNNNNNNNNNNNNNNNNNNNNNNNNNNNNNNNNNNNNNNNNNNNNNNNNNNNNNNNNNNNNNNNNNNNNNNNNNNNNNNNNNNNNNNNNNNNNNNNNNNNNNNNNNNNNNNNNNNNNNNNNNNNNNNNNNNNNNNNNNNNNNNNNNNNNNNNNNNNNNNNNNNNNNNNNNNNNNNNNNNNNNNNNNNNNNNNNNNNNNNNNNNGGGATAACCTACAGACAGCATGTGAATGATCTGCTGCACAAACTACACATCTCTTCCAAGAATCTTGTGCAAATGTTGAAAATCCATGCGTATACCATGATGAGTTAATAGCTGTACACATTCCCCCTTTCCCACGTGATCCCTTCCATGAGCTATTTTAGCATTAGAGTGGAAGAGAGCGCGTGGCCATCATGCTTTACCATCAGGACCAATCCACACAGAGTTTGTGAATGTAGCGCCTGATTTTGCCCAAACCGCATGCTCTTGAGGGTGGAAACGGTCTGTAGGACTGATAATCCAGCAAGTGGAGTTCAGGGGAAACAGACAACATTAAACAGTGTACAGAGAAAGGGGAACCAGACACAACAGCTGCCTTTGCAGCAACATCTGCTGCAGCATGTCCTGTGGAAACGTGGTCAGAGCTGTTAGTGTGAGCCTCGCATTGTCTTGCAGAGATAGACAAAGGGAAGAGAATAGCATCTAGCAGTGGGTCACGAGGTTGAGATGCAAAATGGGTTTGCCAGATGAGGTGAGAAACcctctgtgttttcaaagtgtGCCAAAATCAACACCAAATGTATACCTCAAATTAGTATAAATGTTCACCGTTTTACCAGAAGCTAGCTTTGTAGGCTTCAGTTAGGGCCACAAGTTCTGCTGCCTGAACGTAAAAGTGTAAAGGCAATTCACCACTCAATAAATCATCATGCTGCGTTACAACTGCAACGACCCACTTGGCTTGTGTCTGCAGAACCATGAAAAAGCAATTCCATGTCTACATTAGGCATGGTTTGGTCTGAAAGGTCAGGTCAAGGCATGTAGACTTTGTGGAGAATCTGCCAGCAGTCATGGTGAGGCTCACTATCCTCTGCTGTAGGAAAAAGAGTTGCTGGGTTAAGAACATTGCATCTTTTCACAGTGATGTCAGGTATGTCAAGCAGGGTGGTATGATATCTCAACCAGCGCTgtacagagagatgagaggttTTCTGTGAGTGCAGGCGTAATCAGCGTCAAGTCACTAGAAACCACAATGTCACGTGATGCCACCACAGTCTTCTCTGCTGCACTGAGACAGAGGTGAAGACAGCTGCTACTGAGTCTAGTTTGGTTGAAAATGTTAGTGTTATTGTGATGCCGCGATTCTAAAGTGCGCCCTCACCGCGTCCTAATGGCGGACGCACCAGACTTTCCGTATACTGTTAACCGTCAACGGAGACGTTGACCAGTACCAAGTGTGAGGTCGATATGGACGGATATCCGAAGACTGGTATGAAAGTATAGAAAACATACAATCTTTAATTTACAAAACTAAATGCGAGACACAAACAGTGGCGTACACGATGCCTAGTTTCTCCACTACGTCACTCAACCCGTCTCCAAGATAAAACGCCACGGCACTGTGCGCAAGCTTGGATctccaacacaacaaacaaatcacTCAGCTGGATGTCGATGGCAAGGGACTCaagcacacaaaagacaaaaggcaGCTCTACCGATAGCTTACCTGACGGGGCTATATCCAGGTGAACTAATTAGCGGGTCTCCCTCCTTCACGTCACCACGTAGAGACACTAATGGGGATACACCTCAACTATgccacactcaccccccccccaacaaataAAATCAGTGCCCCACTGATTCGCTCTCCCAACTTTACACAACAGCCATGTCCTAAGGTAaccccctacccctaccccagTGGCTGACCGCTGACTGCAGAAGATTGAAAGGGTTTGGGTGCTGCCCAGCATTACTCCGGGTGGTCCTTCTCAGAGATCTGGGTTCAGGTGACGCTGACAGctcatctccctcttcatccGTCATTGACCaaacttcttcttctgactgacCAGCCTGTACTGGGAGGCTCTGACCATGAGAGCATGAGAGCTGCCTGGCCACACCCTCATCCAGCACCCCGGTGCCTCCtcttcactcccactctccGAGGTCTGCTCTGTCCACCCCTGCTGCACCCCAGGACCACACAGTCGCAACTCTGTGCGGTGAACGTTTCTAGGGGACTTGGAGGCATGCACTGGGACCACAGAATAGACAGGCTTATCTGGTCCGGCCCTTGCCAACACTCTGTGTGGCACTGAAAGCCACATGTCTTATATCTTGTGCCTACCGGCAAACTGTCTATTCCGCACATACACCAACTGACCAGGATGGAGAACACTGTTCGTTGTTGGAGGGCCTTTTTGTCGGCTTCTTGACTCCGCTGCCTTATTGAACCTCTCCCCTGCTTGCTGGTATGCTGCTTGCAGCCGTGTCTGGTGTGactccacccactcactcaactCCACCTGGGTATCAACATCACTACCACCAAGGGCTACATCAAGTGGAACCCCAGGGCCACAGCCAAACAGGAGAAAGTAGGGTGTGTACCCAGTACTCTGGTGTTCAGTTGTATTATAGGCAAAGACCACCTCTGGCAGATATTGCAcccacctcctcttcttcttctggggAAGGGTGCGAAGGAGATCGTGCAGCGTTCTATTGACATTTCACAGGAATTGCAGTGTCTCTCCACATCTTTATAGATTCCAGGCCAATAACAGCGACGGCGCACCAGCTTAAATGTTCTCTCTATTCCCTGGTGCCCGTGCCCATCATGCATCTGCTGTAGAACCTCTTTATGTAATGCTTGGGGTAAGATGAGCTGCCTTACTTTTCCCTCCGTCCGGTCTTGACTCTCTACAGTACATCTGCGTCGTCCACCACCCTGTCCCACTGCCTCAGCAGTTCGATTGTTTTGGGGagctctcttgccctctcttgTCGACTTGGTTTCTGTCCTGTTAAGAAAGGCGGAGATCACCCCATCGGCCTTCTGCAGAGTTGTCAGGGAGTTCTTGCTATACACAGGGAAGCAAGAGGTTGAGGCATGTTGTTCATAAATCACTCCGCCCACTTCAGAGGGCTCCTTCACCGGGCTTTCTGAGGTGTGCCTGCTGGTATACTGTCTCGAGAGTGCATCCGCCCCGGCATTCAAACGACCAGGCCGGTAACCAATCTCATAATCAAACTGAGCCAACTCCCATCGTTGCTCTAAGGCCCCGAGCTTGGCAGTTTGGAGATGACTGAGGGGATTGTTGTCCGTGAAGACAACAAACTTGTTACCCAAGAGATACTCACGGAATTTGTCCGTTACCTCCCACTTGAGGCCGAGCAGCTCGAGCTTCATGGCACTGTAGTTGCTCATGTTGCGTTCTGAAGGTCTCAAGCCCCTGCTGGATGCCTCTTCCCCTCGACCTCCTGAGACAGGACTGCTCCTAGTCCCTGGTAGCTGGCATCGATCTCCAGAAAAAAAGGCTGGCTGAAGTCAGCGTACGCCAGGACAGGGGCCGAAGTCAATTTCTCCCGCTATGCCCTGAAAGCATGCTCACACTCAGGATTCCAGTGTGGCTGAAGGCTGGCTGTAGAGGATTTGGCCCTACCCTTTAAGTGCTCCCCAGTACTCGTAGAGTGCGTGGAGAAGGGCTGCAATACTGGCAAAGTTCTTCACAAAGCGACGATAAAAACTTGCAAACCCCAGGAAAGACCTGAGTTCCTGAACATTCTGTGGCCTCCGCCAGTCTGCCACGGCATAGATTTGTTCTGGGCCTGTGGCCACCCCATCGGCTGAAATCACGTGCCCTAGGAAGGTCACctgggatttaaaaaaagagcaCTTGCTTAGCTTGACTTTTAAGTTCTGATCGGAAAAGCGGGCTAGGACGAGCTCCAGACAGGCAAGATGCTGTTCAAAGGTGGCGGAGAAAACCACCACATCATCTAAATATAACAATAAAGACTGATGTCGCTGATCTCGCAAAATGCGCTCCATTAATCTTTGAAATGTCCCAGGCGCATTGCATAGCCCGAAAGCCATACGATTAAACTCATACAGGCCAAAGGGCGTGCAGAAAGCGGTTTTGGAGCGGTCTTTCTCCACCACCTCGACCTGATTATAGCCGCTGGCTAGATCTAACATCGAGAACCATCGAGCTCCACCCAGTGAGTCTAAAGATTCTTCTATCCTCGGGAGAGGGAAAAAGTCCTTCCGGGTCTTTGCCTGTaatccacacacatcctcatggAGCCATCTTTCTTTCGGGCAATCACCACCGGGGAGGAGTATTGGCTACAACGCTCTCTAACCACCCCCTGTTCCAGAAGCTGTTTGATGTGTGACTTTGCCTCTTCATACTGGGAGGGGGGGATTCTGCGATACCTCTGACGGACAGGCGCCTCATTTACTAGTGGGATCTCATGCTGAATAAGTGTAGTACACCCTAGATCAGATGTTGTAAATACATGAGCATATTTTTGAAGTCTGTACCTAACTTCACTCGCTTGCACAGTGGTCAGCTCAGGCAGTTCTAACTGAGCTATCTTGGGTCCTAATGCTACCCCGGCACTTGGTACAGCTTGCTGTTCAAGCACAGTGACCTGTTCTTCCTCTGGGCTTATTCTGTTAAAGACCACCTCAGCCGCTCTCCCCCTTATCAATTCGACTGGCTGTAAGGTAGCTAAACATGTATGGGGCTCTATGTAAACTGGTGAAGTGCTTACATTAACTATGGGCACGGCAATGTGGTCACTATTAAAAAACATGACAGCACCTGGAATGAGTAGCCCCCCATATCTTCCCCCCAAGCTTCAATCAGAAATGGCTTCTCCGATAACCCCACACCCTGTACTTGGCACAAAACAAAGGGACCCAGCTGGAACCACATAAGGCACAATGGACTTCACAACACACTCTTGTTTATTCTCTACATACTGCTCCTGCTGAAGCGCATGAAAAACTGCCCTCCACCCCAACTGAGTCGGAGGGCCAAGGCCCTGGGCAAGATTGTCGTTTGAAGACCACAGCTGATAACATAATTTTATAACATTCATCCCAAGAAGCCCTGGCACCAGTTGTTTTCGTCCAATAGCTACAGGGTCAGTAGGGTCTTTGACAACCAACACACCTCGTTTTTGGGATGACCTGTCCACTGGCTCGGCCTCCACTCCACATGCGTTAGAAACCCTTCTGCCCCGTTCCCCAGTAATATCACAATCTTCTTCCCAGAGCAAGGCTTCTTTCCGAAGATCAAAGAAAGACATACTAGTGTCCTGACGAGTCACTCTCTTAAGCTCTCTACGCAGACCAAGATCAAACATGTTTCTGGCAAACTGATCACGTAATGCCACATTAACAGGACACTGATTAATTTCTTCCATGATGGCCATAAGGGCATGAGAAAATTCTCGAACCGtctcgccctccctctgccGGCGATCAAAAGATTGTCGCTGAAGTTTGGTAAGTGACTGCGGACGCCCATAGATCTCTTTTAAGATTTTAATAATGCACTCTGGATCTTTTCGAACTGATAGCGGCCGGTATCTAATTTCTTGTTTCGCTTCTCCTCCCAATTGCTCATAAATATACGAGGCCTTTTCTGCCCCAGTATATGGGCGATAGTTAAGAGAGGCTTGGAGTTCATCTAGCCATTCATAAAAAACAGTTGTAGAGCCTCCCGAAAATGTTTTGATAGGTACACCACGCTTTGAACATTAGCCAGATTTTCACTTACCCCACTTGCACGGCTGGAGGGTCTACTGTTTTCCCTGTCCTGCAACTGTCCCTGCAAGGCCTCATTCAGGTCCTTTAATTTGTTGATGGTATCCTTATCAGCCTGTATTCGCTCTTTCAGGGCCTGAAGCTCAGCTTGGGCATCGGGGTTTGACATTATAACTTCCCAAAACACAggacaaaca encodes the following:
- the si:ch73-361p23.3 gene encoding tumor necrosis factor receptor superfamily member 9 — its product is MMLCWGLHLLHALSWLLVMSTQRVTSNCGPGFKKGKSGCDPCPDGEFKSKSSSSSFCTICDNCGEGTTQTSPCTKTSNIICSCREGFTRRHRFACICDKGSGVDSTGKCVKCEDGFFNNGVDEKTTCQKQKDCGPYGVKVPGSATSDVTCYTATEGGPGQTPLVTASSSSPTLKKSTSAITLATAASMNQQLIHRVNSSTLPSWVTTQSKATPAPASHYYNGMVALLITSFFLTILCFTLIFKLAAGLCLNRFKKQIVRADTVCRKPVEESGDKSSSSLVSSTDSSQTFEDV